The proteins below are encoded in one region of Aeromonas jandaei:
- the nirD gene encoding nitrite reductase small subunit NirD: protein MKLACQLNDILPGTGVCALLEGRQIALFRPSAAAEVFAIDNRDPFFAANVLSRGLICEHDGELWVASPLKKQRFRLSDGHCVDNPAMSVQSYPVEVRDQQVWVAV, encoded by the coding sequence ATGAAACTTGCCTGCCAACTCAACGACATACTCCCTGGCACCGGCGTCTGCGCTCTGCTCGAAGGCCGCCAGATCGCCCTGTTCCGCCCGAGCGCAGCCGCCGAGGTGTTCGCCATCGACAACCGGGATCCCTTCTTCGCCGCCAACGTACTGTCGCGGGGCCTGATCTGCGAACACGACGGTGAGCTCTGGGTGGCCAGCCCGCTCAAGAAGCAGCGCTTTCGCCTGAGCGACGGCCACTGCGTCGATAACCCTGCGATGTCGGTGCAGAGCTATCCCGTTGAAGTGCGCGATCAGCAGGTCTGGGTCGCCGTCTAA
- the nirC gene encoding nitrite transporter NirC encodes MYTETINKCAANAARINRFERSDKLGFWLSSAMAGAYVGLGIILIFTLGNLVDPAIRPLVMGATFGIALTLVIIAGSELFTGHTMFLTFGVKTGKITMADLLRILPQTWAGNLIGSIVVALIYSYGGSLLPDAGSLAHKVALAKTQAPALTLFMKGILCNWLVCLAIWMALRTEGAARFIAIWWCLLAFIASGYEHSIANMTLFALSWFGAHSDAYTLGGIGHNLLWVTLGNTVSGALFMGLGYWYATPKAERPVAVSETTSTANQTRTA; translated from the coding sequence ATGTACACGGAAACCATCAACAAGTGCGCCGCCAACGCGGCCCGCATCAACCGCTTCGAGCGCAGCGACAAGCTCGGCTTCTGGCTCAGCTCCGCCATGGCGGGGGCCTATGTGGGCCTCGGCATCATCCTGATCTTCACCCTCGGCAATCTGGTGGATCCCGCCATCCGGCCGCTGGTGATGGGGGCCACCTTCGGCATCGCCCTGACGCTGGTGATCATCGCCGGCTCCGAGCTGTTCACCGGTCACACCATGTTCCTCACCTTCGGGGTGAAAACCGGCAAGATCACCATGGCCGACCTGCTGCGCATCCTGCCGCAAACCTGGGCGGGCAACCTGATTGGCTCCATCGTGGTGGCGCTCATCTACTCCTACGGCGGCAGCCTGCTGCCGGACGCAGGCAGTCTGGCCCACAAGGTGGCGCTGGCCAAAACCCAGGCACCGGCCCTGACCCTGTTTATGAAGGGGATCCTCTGCAACTGGCTGGTCTGCCTCGCCATCTGGATGGCGCTGCGCACCGAAGGAGCCGCCCGCTTCATCGCCATCTGGTGGTGCCTGCTGGCCTTTATCGCCTCCGGCTACGAGCACTCCATCGCCAACATGACCCTGTTCGCCCTCTCCTGGTTTGGCGCCCACTCCGATGCCTACACCCTGGGCGGCATCGGCCACAACCTGCTGTGGGTGACCCTGGGCAACACCGTCTCCGGCGCCCTCTTTATGGGCCTCGGCTACTGGTATGCCACTCCCAAGGCTGAGCGCCCGGTCGCGGTGAGCGAAACCACCAGCACAGCCAACCAGACCCGAACCGCCTGA